The genomic region ACTTCTGGCGTCGCTGGCACATGAGCCTCAGCACCTGGCTGCGCGACTATCTCTTCATCCCCCTGGGCGGTTCGCGCGGCAGCACCCTGGCCACCGGGCGCAACCTTTTCATCACCATGTTTCTCGGCGGTCTGTGGCACGGCGCCAACTGGACCTTCGTGGTCTGGGGCATGTATCACGGGGTGCTTCTGGCGGGCTACCACATCCTCAGGAAGCGCGGCCTGACGCCGAAATCGCTCGCACTGTCGCGCGCCGTGACCTTCCTGTGTGCCGTGGTGGGCTGGGTGTTCTTCCGCGCCGAGACCCTGCCCAAGGCGGCGCGCATCCTGCATGCGATGGTGGGAGGGGAAGGCTTTGCCGCACCCCACGTCCCCTTCGGGTACCTCGCCTTGATCGTGGCCGCGGCGGCGATCTCCTTCGTGGCGCCCAACACCTGGGAGATCAAGCTCGAGCCCAAGGCGCGCTATGCCTATCTCCTGGCCTTGGTCCTGGTGTACACCATCCTGCTGCTGGAGAAGGAGAGCCCGTTCCTGTACTTCCAGTTCTAGGGGATGCGGATGGCCAGCCCGCTGGCGATGCCCAGGACGGAACTCAAAGTCTGCTCCGCGGCGCGCTTGCCGCCACTGGCGGGGACGAACAGGATGTCGTCCGCCTGTAAGGGGACGTCCTTTTGTTTGGCGTCGAGGATCTTGCGCAGCGCCACCGGGATCTCTTCGTAGCTGCCGTCGGCTTTCTTGCGGATGACCTTGGAGTTGTCCAGCTTGGCGTACCGTCCGGGGCCGTGGGCCAGCGCCAGCGCTTTCAGCACAGTGAAGTTCTGCGAGGCCTCCATCAGGTAGCCACTGGGCTGCTGTACCTCGCCCACCACGTAGATGACGCCCGCGCGCGTGACCAGGATGGTGTCGCCCTGCACGATCTCCACGTTGCTGGCACTGTTCTTCGCCGGATCGGGATCGAAGCTAACGCTCTGCGGTTCCAGTGGGCGGTCGCGGTGGGTGATGGTCACCACCCGCCCGGCGCGCTCGGTGAGCCCGCCGGCGGCGGAGATCAGGTCGAACAGGCGCCGCGATCCGAAGATGGGATAGATGCCGGGCTTCTGCACTTCGCCCATCACCGAGACGCCGGTGGCGTACTCGGCGACGAAGATGGTGACGTGGGGCTCGTTGACGAATCTCCCCTCGACCAGGCGCTGCTCGATGGCCGTCTGCGCCTCGGGGATGGTCAGCCCGTCCAGGTGAACGTAGCCCACCAGGGGCAGGTACACGTCGCCGGAACTGGTGATACGGGCCTTCTGGCTGAGATCGGGAACGCCGAACACGCTGATGTCGAGCAGGTCACCCGGGCCCATCCGCACCGCTCCATAGGCTGCGGGCGCCGGCGATCCCGGGGTTTGCTCCGCGGGCTTCTGCGCGAAGACAGCGCCCGCATCCTGCGCCGCCGGAGGGGCCGCGTCTTGCTTCGTAGGTTGGGCGGTTTGCTGCGCCGAGGCGGTCAGCGATGCGACCAGCGCAAGCGCACAGAGGAACATTCGCAGCGAGGAAGAGACCTGCGAGAACATCATGGGATGAGGAGAGTCTAGCACGCGCCGACATTCCGTTGGAGGCCGGTTTGAGCGCCCGCAGCAAGGTTGTTATAATCAAGGCTCCGCAAGCGAAATCCGGCCCGTGTGGTGGCCGGCCTGTGGTGCAATCCTGCACAGCGCAAGCGTGGCCAGGTAGCTCAGCTGGTAGAGCGCAGCCCTGAAAAGGCTGGCGTCGGCGGTTCGATTCCGTCCCTGGCCACCATCGTTTCAATCACTTGCATCGCGCGTTCCCGTCCGTTTGGCTGCACTTGGCTGCAATTGACTCTAGTTCACCAGCTGCGACCGCACTGGGGCTGAAATGGTTGGCTCAGCCGCGGTCGGTTGTAATGTGCGGGCATGGACCATCTCCGCCAGCTTGCTCAGGGCGCGCCGCTGCGATTCGGGCACGAACTGGGCGTAGATGTCCATGGTGGTCGAGATGCGGGAGTGCCGCATCTGTCCCTGCACGTCCTTGGGATTGGCGCCGGCCTCGATCATCCAGGTGGCGTGCGAAGTGCGCAAACACCGCCAGTTGACCCAATCCAGCTCCAGTTTGCGCGCGGCCGGCTTGATGTGCCGCGACAGGATGTTGTTGTCGCGCATGGCTGCGCCGGTTCTGACCGACTGAAAGACCAGATCCGTCGGCCCGTCGGATTTGACCAGCTTGTGTCGTCTTCGAGCCCGTCCCGCCCGGACCTCAACGGTAAGCGTCTTGAGGCGGTTCAGGCGCTCGACGACGCAAGCTTCGACGCCGATGGTGGCATTGCTGGCCTGGCTCTTGGGCGCAGCCCAATCGCCGCGGCAGCAACGCTCATCGATGGTCAGCGAGTCAGCATGCACGTCCTCCCATTTGAGCCCGATCAGTTCGCTTACCCGTAAACCGGTCCAGACCGCCACGTAGAGCATGGTGGCGTAGGGCTCTGGGACGGCCTGCACGAGCTGGTTGAACTGTTCCGGGGTGATATGGGGTTTGGTCCGATGCTTGCCCCGCCGATCGACCGGCATGCGCACGTTCGCAACCGGGTTCTTGACCAGCAGCCCGTACTGTAGGGCTGAGCCCAGGATCCCGGAGAGGACATCGCGGATCTTGTCCTTGGATTCGGGTGAGAGTTTGGAGTCGACAAGCCCGGAAAAATACCGCTGAACAGTGAGAGGCGTCAGATCCCTTAGAGACAGCTGGCCAAAGGCAGGGACCAGGTAATGCCTGATTACGCCGTCATAGCGGTCTCGAGTCGTCTTGGCCAAAAGCGGCATGACCACGGGTTTATAGGTCTGTTCGATGTAGCTGTTGAAGTTAGTCGCCGATCCGATGCACTCCAGCCCCTGGTTGAGCGGCCGGAGATACTCAGCGGCGATTTTCTTTACTTCCAGCTTGGGTAAGGTGGCCGGAGCCAGCCGAACCCGTTTGTTGCTGCGCTTGAGCTTGCCTGCGGTGGCCACATCCTGCCGAACCTGGATGGTCCACCACTTCCCGCGCCGCACCGGCGTCGGGTCTTGAAAACGCCTTCGGGCCATCCGCTCAAAGTCTCCTTTAAGCGGGTCGCCGGTGTTTGCCTCGCGCGAAACAATACGACGGTGACCCTCCGCCGTCAACGAATTGTGCGCGGGCGAGGCCATGAGCTCAGGCAGAACCCTTCCAAGTCCATGGCTTGGGCGCCATGTCGATTCCGTACCGCCTTTGTGCTTGATCGATCTCCCATTCGTCGGGGTAGGTAGTGAACGAGATACTGTACCCAGCTGGTGCGAGGAGTTCGTTTAGTTGTTC from Terriglobales bacterium harbors:
- a CDS encoding polysaccharide biosynthesis/export family protein — encoded protein: MLDSPHPMMFSQVSSSLRMFLCALALVASLTASAQQTAQPTKQDAAPPAAQDAGAVFAQKPAEQTPGSPAPAAYGAVRMGPGDLLDISVFGVPDLSQKARITSSGDVYLPLVGYVHLDGLTIPEAQTAIEQRLVEGRFVNEPHVTIFVAEYATGVSVMGEVQKPGIYPIFGSRRLFDLISAAGGLTERAGRVVTITHRDRPLEPQSVSFDPDPAKNSASNVEIVQGDTILVTRAGVIYVVGEVQQPSGYLMEASQNFTVLKALALAHGPGRYAKLDNSKVIRKKADGSYEEIPVALRKILDAKQKDVPLQADDILFVPASGGKRAAEQTLSSVLGIASGLAIRIP
- a CDS encoding tyrosine-type recombinase/integrase; this encodes MASPAHNSLTAEGHRRIVSREANTGDPLKGDFERMARRRFQDPTPVRRGKWWTIQVRQDVATAGKLKRSNKRVRLAPATLPKLEVKKIAAEYLRPLNQGLECIGSATNFNSYIEQTYKPVVMPLLAKTTRDRYDGVIRHYLVPAFGQLSLRDLTPLTVQRYFSGLVDSKLSPESKDKIRDVLSGILGSALQYGLLVKNPVANVRMPVDRRGKHRTKPHITPEQFNQLVQAVPEPYATMLYVAVWTGLRVSELIGLKWEDVHADSLTIDERCCRGDWAAPKSQASNATIGVEACVVERLNRLKTLTVEVRAGRARRRHKLVKSDGPTDLVFQSVRTGAAMRDNNILSRHIKPAARKLELDWVNWRCLRTSHATWMIEAGANPKDVQGQMRHSRISTTMDIYAQFVPESQRRALSKLAEMVHARTLQPTAAEPTISAPVRSQLVN